A region of Elusimicrobiota bacterium DNA encodes the following proteins:
- the lnt gene encoding apolipoprotein N-acyltransferase, which produces MLVALPRMSAKSAVGWSFAAGWVSGLGVLYWVYPTCRWGGVNPAVSLLAVGALSGYTALFWLLFGGAVWVLSRRPLWERPFWAAAAWTSSEALRARLLSGFPWTPLSCSQWQVPPHLQLAEIGGGYAVSFLILLVNGTLAAALLGVFERPRRWLASVPGLVAIVALIAGSVALWRRPLPGGPAFDVAVIQGNIDQYKKWDAAYEEEIVRSYSTLTREAALKKPVLIVWPETAVPGWIPNDPKITRWLTDAARESRTFLLTGAVSRQERGDFNAAFLLSPKGEIVGQYRKEHLVPFGEYVPLRPLLSRCVGVLNDLGSFSPGGEVSGLSFPEARLGVNICFEGLFPHLIRRFTVQGAQVLVNLTNDGWYRDTAAPEQHFAANVLRAVENRRWVVRAANTGYSGFISPRGEITGRTNLLEPAILFGRPQPMEGLTFYARHGDVFVGVCAFFLLIGLGVVGLRNSPVKKRS; this is translated from the coding sequence ATGCTGGTCGCGCTCCCGCGGATGAGCGCCAAAAGCGCCGTCGGGTGGAGTTTTGCGGCCGGGTGGGTGAGCGGGCTGGGGGTTTTGTATTGGGTCTATCCAACCTGCCGGTGGGGGGGAGTGAACCCGGCGGTGAGTCTCCTGGCGGTGGGAGCCTTGTCGGGATACACGGCTCTCTTTTGGCTTTTGTTCGGGGGAGCGGTCTGGGTTTTGTCGCGGCGCCCTCTTTGGGAACGGCCCTTTTGGGCCGCCGCGGCCTGGACATCGTCGGAAGCCCTGCGGGCTCGCCTCTTGAGCGGGTTCCCTTGGACACCGCTCTCCTGTTCCCAGTGGCAGGTCCCCCCACATTTGCAACTGGCCGAAATCGGGGGGGGCTACGCGGTGTCGTTCCTGATTCTTTTGGTGAACGGGACGCTGGCGGCGGCCCTTCTCGGTGTTTTCGAGCGGCCCCGGCGATGGTTGGCCTCGGTGCCCGGCTTGGTCGCCATCGTTGCCTTGATCGCGGGGAGCGTGGCTCTCTGGCGCCGTCCTCTCCCGGGCGGGCCCGCCTTCGACGTGGCGGTGATCCAAGGAAACATCGACCAATACAAGAAGTGGGACGCCGCCTACGAAGAGGAAATCGTTCGGTCTTATTCCACGTTAACGCGGGAGGCCGCTTTGAAGAAACCGGTCCTCATCGTCTGGCCCGAAACCGCCGTCCCCGGCTGGATTCCCAACGACCCGAAAATCACGCGTTGGCTCACGGACGCGGCCCGGGAATCCCGCACGTTTCTTTTAACCGGCGCTGTTTCCCGGCAGGAGAGGGGTGACTTTAACGCGGCGTTTCTCCTCTCGCCCAAGGGTGAAATCGTCGGACAATATCGGAAAGAACATTTGGTGCCCTTCGGGGAATACGTTCCTCTCCGTCCCCTTCTGTCCCGGTGCGTGGGCGTATTGAACGACTTGGGTTCCTTTTCCCCCGGTGGGGAAGTCTCGGGGCTTTCGTTCCCGGAGGCGCGCCTCGGGGTGAACATTTGTTTTGAGGGTTTGTTTCCTCACCTGATCCGGCGTTTTACCGTTCAGGGCGCCCAGGTCTTGGTCAACCTTACGAACGATGGGTGGTACCGCGACACCGCCGCGCCGGAACAGCATTTCGCCGCCAACGTCCTGCGCGCCGTGGAGAACCGTCGTTGGGTTGTGCGCGCGGCCAATACGGGATACTCCGGTTTCATCTCCCCCCGTGGAGAAATCACCGGCCGAACCAACCTGCTGGAGCCCGCCATCCTCTTCGGTCGTCCCCAGCCCATGGAGGGCCTCACCTTCTACGCCCGCCACGGCGATGTTTTTGTCGGGGTTTGCGCGTTCTTCCTCCTGATCGGGCTTGGGGTCGTGGGGCTCCGGAACTCCCCGGTCAAAAAAAGAAGTTGA
- a CDS encoding LptE family protein: MKTHEEGSFSAGSFSLQGCAEMGESQKSANVILPPNIQKIGIRNFVNRTQFFGLEDRLRLQVEQEFIRDGRLPYVSSEAQADGMVEGEIVNYILQVATYDASNQPLEYRLWVIMNVRFNDRKEKRVLWEEPRLEQEYRYYIDTQPGGMTEEEARERVWNLFARDIVKRTIEGFGSVTGASSRKVPETTLPDPDAQKPAAPPEPRVAPPAPY; the protein is encoded by the coding sequence ATGAAAACGCACGAAGAGGGATCGTTCTCGGCGGGGTCTTTTTCCTTGCAGGGATGCGCGGAAATGGGGGAGAGCCAAAAATCGGCCAATGTCATCCTGCCCCCGAACATTCAGAAGATCGGAATTCGGAATTTCGTGAACCGGACCCAGTTCTTCGGGCTAGAGGACCGATTGCGCCTGCAGGTGGAACAGGAGTTCATTCGGGACGGCCGCCTGCCTTACGTCAGTTCCGAGGCCCAGGCGGACGGCATGGTGGAAGGCGAAATTGTGAATTACATCCTCCAGGTGGCCACCTACGATGCCAGCAACCAGCCCCTGGAATACCGGTTGTGGGTCATTATGAATGTTCGTTTCAATGATCGGAAGGAAAAACGGGTTCTGTGGGAAGAGCCTCGGCTGGAACAGGAATACCGGTATTACATCGACACCCAACCGGGAGGCATGACGGAAGAAGAAGCGCGGGAGCGCGTGTGGAACCTTTTCGCCCGCGATATTGTTAAACGAACCATCGAAGGGTTCGGCTCCGTCACCGGGGCGAGCTCGCGCAAAGTGCCGGAGACGACCCTGCCGGATCCGGACGCCCAGAAACCGGCGGCCCCGCCGGAGCCCCGGGTGGCTCCGCCGGCTCCCTACTGA
- a CDS encoding MGMT family protein, producing the protein MKPIGSPFLFTGLDGAKPFFRKEPSLKIPDRVSARMKAYPPFYQAVWRCCAGIPKGETRTYGWIARHIGRPGAARAVGRALGANPFAPLIPCHRVVRSDGTLGGYSAPGGRDAKRRMLREEKEETQREKRRALRTLLV; encoded by the coding sequence ATGAAGCCCATCGGTTCGCCGTTTCTTTTCACCGGGCTCGACGGGGCAAAGCCGTTTTTTCGAAAGGAGCCGTCCTTGAAAATTCCTGATCGCGTGTCCGCCCGGATGAAAGCCTACCCGCCGTTTTACCAGGCGGTGTGGCGCTGTTGCGCCGGAATTCCCAAGGGGGAGACCCGCACGTACGGTTGGATCGCGCGCCACATCGGCCGGCCGGGGGCCGCTCGCGCCGTGGGGCGCGCCCTGGGCGCGAACCCCTTCGCCCCGCTCATCCCTTGCCATCGCGTGGTGCGTTCCGATGGGACCTTGGGCGGCTATTCCGCCCCCGGCGGCCGCGACGCCAAGCGGCGGATGTTGAGGGAGGAAAAAGAGGAGACCCAGCGAGAAAAACGACGGGCGCTTCGGACGCTTTTGGTATAA
- the holA gene encoding DNA polymerase III subunit delta, translating to MPAWVVGRAEAAGKRMDRAAAQSLLDAVGPSLPDLAQELGKLALYVADRPSITREDVAACVGDRSTLRFMEWERVLWRKDRVKALELLEILRGQGEPVEKLLPQVTRAVQKLCLGKALLGENRLGKKQVFERLWIRLQDAQADFEKAMALWTWDHLLAALDRLVEADVSLKTGRGSPDADLTRVVWSLTGGEVAALKRR from the coding sequence TTGCCCGCCTGGGTCGTCGGGCGCGCCGAGGCGGCGGGGAAACGCATGGACCGGGCCGCGGCCCAGTCCCTTTTGGACGCGGTGGGGCCGAGCCTTCCCGATCTGGCCCAGGAACTGGGAAAGCTGGCTCTCTACGTGGCGGACCGGCCGTCCATTACTCGGGAAGATGTCGCGGCTTGCGTGGGGGATCGTTCGACCTTGCGGTTTATGGAATGGGAACGGGTTCTTTGGCGGAAAGACCGGGTGAAGGCCCTTGAATTGTTGGAAATTTTACGGGGTCAGGGGGAGCCGGTGGAGAAGCTCCTCCCCCAAGTCACCCGCGCGGTTCAAAAACTGTGCCTGGGAAAAGCGCTCCTAGGCGAGAACCGGTTGGGAAAAAAGCAAGTGTTCGAACGGTTGTGGATCCGCCTTCAGGACGCCCAGGCGGATTTCGAGAAAGCCATGGCCCTGTGGACCTGGGATCATCTCTTGGCCGCGCTGGACCGATTGGTGGAGGCGGACGTCTCCCTTAAAACAGGGCGCGGCTCACCCGACGCGGATTTAACGCGCGTGGTGTGGTCCCTGACGGGGGGGGAAGTTGCCGCGCTTAAGCGGCGCTAA
- a CDS encoding excinuclease ABC subunit UvrC: MTALPHGPGVYLMRDTAGGILYIGKAVDLRKRVAHYFRPDVEPKIRALMADVRHIDYLSAAGERDALVIEQRLIQRHQPLYNTMWKDGKSYPFVKLSANEDFPRLRLTRARLRDGARYFGPYPNVRAVRHLLDWVWRNRLFLLRPCDLDITEGRVFPYEKVKSCLYLHTGECPAPCLGRISKENYGRIVERARLFFEGKNVELLAVWREEMKEAAHRLEFERAARLRDSLQALDHIREPVTFRHLKEEDVQGRIDSSRALQALQAALSLPRPPVRIECFDISHIQGAETVASLVCFHRGLPEKSAYRKFKIKTVAGVDDFASMAEVVGRRYRRVEKEGWPWPDLILIDGGPGQLSAAVRAVAEVTGRRLFLASLAKREEEIYLPGKPEPLRLPKNSPALHLLQRVRDEAHRFAVSFHRARRGKAVFSKGAVLENS; the protein is encoded by the coding sequence TTGACCGCCCTCCCCCACGGGCCCGGGGTTTACCTGATGCGGGACACCGCCGGGGGCATCCTCTATATCGGGAAGGCCGTGGACCTGCGCAAACGCGTGGCCCATTATTTCCGCCCCGACGTGGAGCCGAAAATCCGCGCCCTCATGGCCGATGTCCGCCACATCGACTATCTCTCCGCCGCGGGCGAGCGGGACGCCCTCGTCATCGAGCAGAGGTTGATCCAGCGGCACCAACCCCTGTACAACACTATGTGGAAGGATGGCAAAAGTTATCCGTTCGTGAAGCTATCGGCCAACGAGGATTTTCCCCGTCTGCGTCTCACCCGCGCGCGCCTGCGGGACGGCGCCCGTTACTTCGGCCCTTATCCCAACGTTCGGGCGGTGCGGCACCTCTTGGACTGGGTGTGGCGAAACCGCCTGTTCCTTCTGCGCCCCTGCGACCTGGACATCACCGAAGGCCGGGTGTTTCCCTATGAGAAAGTAAAATCCTGCCTTTATCTTCACACGGGGGAATGCCCCGCTCCCTGCCTGGGGCGCATTTCCAAAGAGAACTACGGGCGGATCGTCGAACGGGCCCGCCTTTTTTTTGAGGGCAAAAACGTGGAGCTCTTGGCGGTGTGGCGGGAAGAAATGAAAGAGGCGGCCCATCGGTTGGAATTCGAGCGCGCCGCGCGGCTTCGCGACAGCCTGCAGGCGTTGGATCACATCCGGGAACCGGTGACCTTTCGCCACCTGAAGGAGGAAGACGTTCAGGGGCGGATTGATTCTTCCCGGGCGCTCCAGGCGCTTCAGGCCGCTCTCTCGCTTCCCCGGCCGCCCGTGCGGATCGAATGTTTTGATATATCCCATATCCAGGGGGCGGAGACCGTGGCGTCGCTGGTCTGTTTCCATCGCGGCCTCCCGGAAAAGAGCGCTTACCGGAAATTCAAGATCAAGACCGTGGCGGGCGTGGACGATTTCGCGTCCATGGCCGAAGTCGTGGGGCGCCGCTACCGCCGGGTGGAAAAAGAGGGGTGGCCCTGGCCGGACCTGATTTTGATCGACGGCGGGCCCGGCCAACTGTCGGCCGCTGTCCGAGCGGTGGCCGAGGTCACGGGCCGCCGGCTTTTCCTGGCGTCCCTGGCCAAACGGGAGGAGGAAATCTATTTGCCGGGGAAGCCGGAACCCTTGCGTCTCCCCAAAAACTCTCCCGCTCTCCACTTGCTTCAACGCGTGCGGGATGAAGCCCATCGGTTCGCCGTTTCTTTTCACCGGGCTCGACGGGGCAAAGCCGTTTTTTCGAAAGGAGCCGTCCTTGAAAATTCCTGA
- the murJ gene encoding murein biosynthesis integral membrane protein MurJ, translating into MSSQKFVRHAGAVSFATLLSRILGYVRDALVASAFGGGHLTDAFYAAFRLSNLLRRMLGEGPLATAFVPVFSEHLAKHEPRQARDFFQSLFTTLGVLLLVLVGIGMLGSPWIVALAAGGFKSANPATFDLTVTLTRQMFPFLLFVCLAAISSAALNALGHFFIPALAPAMLSVATIVYVLCIKQWAMDPMQGLAISTTIGGLLHLAMVWPLLHREGIAPRWKWNPGHPDIRRVGLLVIPALWGLSIDQVNAYVDTICASFLREGSVTALYNSNRLMQFALALFGVSISTATLPHLSMSAAREEWAAFKENLNFSLRMTLYLVVPAMVGLIVLAHPLVKTLFQHGLFTPQQTLMTASALVAYTLGLPAYAVVKVVVTAFYARKDTKTPVQVATVCLFLNMAGNVLLMKRWGVGGLAFATAFSSFVNGGILLWLLRRKIGALGGRKMLRTAVGSAAASAIMAAGAWASLRWAPGPLPFRALGAVTVGTGLYLFISWAARLEEFGHLRDILRRRTAEDISPE; encoded by the coding sequence ATGAGTTCACAAAAGTTTGTCCGGCACGCCGGCGCCGTTTCCTTCGCGACCCTGCTCTCCCGCATTCTGGGGTATGTGCGGGACGCGCTGGTGGCCAGCGCTTTCGGCGGCGGCCATTTGACGGACGCCTTTTACGCCGCGTTCCGATTGTCCAACCTCCTTCGTCGCATGTTGGGCGAGGGGCCCCTGGCCACGGCTTTCGTTCCCGTTTTTTCCGAGCATTTGGCCAAACACGAACCGCGGCAGGCCCGGGACTTCTTTCAATCCCTCTTCACGACGCTGGGGGTTCTTTTGCTCGTGCTCGTCGGTATCGGGATGCTCGGATCGCCCTGGATCGTGGCCTTGGCCGCGGGAGGTTTCAAATCGGCGAACCCCGCGACCTTCGACCTGACGGTGACGCTCACGCGGCAGATGTTTCCCTTCCTCTTATTCGTCTGCCTGGCGGCCATTTCCTCCGCCGCCTTGAACGCGCTGGGACACTTTTTCATTCCGGCCTTGGCCCCCGCGATGCTGTCGGTGGCGACCATCGTTTACGTGCTCTGCATCAAACAGTGGGCCATGGACCCTATGCAGGGGCTTGCGATCAGCACCACCATCGGCGGCCTGCTTCATCTGGCCATGGTGTGGCCCCTCCTCCATCGCGAGGGCATCGCCCCCCGCTGGAAATGGAACCCCGGGCACCCGGACATCCGTCGGGTGGGCCTGCTGGTGATCCCGGCGCTGTGGGGCCTTTCCATCGACCAGGTGAACGCCTATGTCGACACGATCTGCGCGTCCTTTTTGCGGGAAGGGTCGGTGACGGCGCTCTACAACTCCAACCGGCTGATGCAATTCGCCCTGGCACTTTTCGGCGTGTCGATCTCCACGGCCACACTGCCCCACCTCTCCATGAGCGCCGCGCGGGAGGAGTGGGCCGCCTTCAAAGAGAACCTCAATTTTTCCCTTCGCATGACGCTTTACTTGGTCGTCCCGGCCATGGTGGGGCTCATCGTGTTGGCGCATCCTTTAGTGAAGACGCTTTTTCAGCACGGGCTGTTCACGCCGCAACAAACGCTCATGACGGCGTCCGCCCTGGTCGCTTACACGCTGGGCCTGCCGGCCTACGCGGTGGTCAAGGTGGTGGTGACGGCTTTCTATGCTCGGAAAGACACGAAAACGCCCGTCCAAGTGGCCACCGTCTGCCTCTTCCTCAACATGGCGGGGAACGTTCTTTTGATGAAACGATGGGGCGTGGGGGGCTTGGCCTTCGCCACGGCGTTCTCCTCTTTTGTCAACGGCGGGATTCTGCTCTGGCTCCTCAGGCGGAAAATCGGCGCCCTGGGCGGGCGGAAGATGCTCCGGACCGCGGTGGGAAGCGCCGCGGCGTCGGCGATCATGGCCGCGGGCGCCTGGGCGTCGCTCCGCTGGGCGCCGGGGCCCCTCCCCTTTCGAGCCTTGGGGGCCGTGACCGTGGGAACGGGGCTCTACCTCTTTATTTCTTGGGCGGCCCGCCTGGAGGAATTTGGACATTTGCGGGACATCCTCCGTCGGAGAACCGCGGAGGATATTTCCCCTGAGTAG
- a CDS encoding class I tRNA ligase family protein, with protein MPTAEFKRLITKWLEEKGAGKGAVHYRLRDWVFSRQRYWGEPIPIVHCPACGVVPVPENQLPVLLPEVDKFEPTGTGESPLAAVEHWVRTACPHCAGPARRETNTMPQWAGSCWYYLRFMDAKNAAAGWSAEAERGWMGSTGVDLYVGGAEHAVLHLLYSRFWHKVLFDLGLVSTREPFKKLRHQGMILSYSYQDKLGAYHAYDEIDFTKTPPALKSTGEPLRELKEKMSKSKKNVISPDDVIDRHGADAMRLYEMFMGDFEAEKPWDMRTVEGVTRFLHKVWRLQDAPRLSAGTHERLRHRTLHAVTERIENFKFNTAIAALMEYVSALGPGAAEEDLGALALLLSPFAPHLAEEFWERLGRKGLASEQPWPVADPALLVEDAVEYPVQINGKVKDRLTVPVGTGPSAVVAAAKALPRIQEF; from the coding sequence TTGCCCACGGCGGAGTTTAAGCGGTTGATCACGAAATGGTTGGAAGAAAAAGGGGCGGGGAAAGGCGCGGTCCATTATCGCCTGCGGGATTGGGTGTTTTCCCGCCAACGTTATTGGGGCGAACCCATCCCCATCGTCCATTGCCCGGCCTGCGGGGTGGTGCCGGTGCCGGAGAACCAATTGCCCGTGCTTTTGCCGGAAGTGGATAAGTTCGAACCCACGGGAACCGGCGAATCGCCGTTAGCGGCGGTGGAACATTGGGTCCGCACCGCGTGCCCGCACTGCGCCGGGCCCGCCCGTCGGGAAACCAACACCATGCCCCAGTGGGCTGGGTCCTGCTGGTACTATCTTCGTTTTATGGACGCGAAGAACGCCGCGGCCGGGTGGTCGGCCGAGGCCGAACGAGGGTGGATGGGAAGCACTGGGGTGGACCTCTATGTAGGCGGCGCTGAACACGCCGTTTTGCATTTGCTTTATTCGCGGTTCTGGCACAAGGTGTTGTTCGACCTGGGGTTGGTGTCCACCCGGGAACCCTTCAAAAAACTGCGGCACCAGGGGATGATCCTTTCCTACAGCTACCAAGACAAGCTGGGCGCCTACCACGCCTACGACGAGATCGATTTCACCAAGACCCCTCCCGCCTTGAAATCCACGGGGGAACCCCTGCGGGAACTGAAAGAAAAGATGTCCAAGTCCAAGAAAAACGTGATCAGTCCCGACGACGTGATCGACCGCCACGGGGCCGACGCCATGCGCCTCTACGAAATGTTCATGGGCGATTTCGAGGCGGAGAAACCTTGGGACATGCGGACCGTGGAGGGCGTGACGCGGTTCCTCCATAAAGTGTGGAGGCTTCAAGACGCGCCCCGGCTGTCGGCGGGGACCCACGAGCGCCTTCGCCATCGGACCCTTCACGCGGTCACGGAACGCATCGAGAATTTCAAATTCAACACCGCCATCGCGGCCCTCATGGAATACGTGAGCGCGCTCGGGCCCGGCGCCGCGGAGGAGGACTTGGGCGCGCTGGCCCTTCTCCTGTCGCCCTTCGCGCCCCATCTGGCGGAGGAATTTTGGGAACGGTTGGGACGGAAGGGGTTGGCTTCTGAACAACCCTGGCCCGTGGCGGACCCGGCCCTTCTGGTGGAGGACGCGGTGGAATACCCGGTCCAAATCAATGGAAAGGTGAAAGACCGGCTGACGGTGCCGGTGGGCACGGGCCCCTCGGCGGTGGTGGCGGCGGCCAAGGCTTTGCCCCGCATTCAAGAGTTTTGA
- a CDS encoding 30S ribosomal protein S20 produces the protein MAKLKTGRHTSSLKEVRKANRRHWANAAAKTGARDVAKELRAAIQAKDAAKVKELLPQAMSSWTKLGNRHTIHPANASRKIARISRAAHKALSAA, from the coding sequence ATGGCAAAGCTTAAAACCGGACGTCACACGTCCTCCCTTAAAGAAGTTCGCAAGGCCAACCGTCGTCACTGGGCCAACGCGGCCGCCAAAACCGGCGCTCGCGACGTGGCCAAGGAACTTCGGGCCGCCATCCAGGCCAAAGACGCCGCCAAGGTGAAGGAACTCCTTCCCCAGGCCATGTCTTCCTGGACGAAGCTGGGCAACCGCCACACGATCCACCCAGCCAACGCGTCCCGCAAGATCGCGCGCATTTCGCGTGCGGCGCACAAAGCCCTTAGCGCCGCTTAA
- the secA gene encoding preprotein translocase subunit SecA: MISTIESILKIFLGTQNQRTIKKIDPLVEAVNSFGAAVEALADETLRAKTDEFKLRLANGQTLSDLLPEAFAVAREAAKRAIGLRPYDVQVVGGVVLHEGKIAEMKTGEGKTLVAVLPVYLNALTGKGVHVVTVNDYLAKRDRQWMGPVYERLGLTVGFVQHDMPNDERRAAYASDVTYVTNNEIGFDYLRDNLVRSKEHRVLRPFHYAIVDEVDSILVDEARTPLIISGPGEASSQRYQIVNRLVPQLKGRMITEDEEIKAKYTGADLSVGLDYIVDEKAHTATLTDAGIGKCEHLLGVRSLYDDISGEWVHHITQAIRAHKLYQKDVDYVVKDGEVIIVDEFTGRLMPGRRWSDGLHQAVEAKEGMRVAEENQTLATITFQNFFKLYKKLAGMTGTALTEAKEFWEIYKLDVVAIPPNRIVTRLDHPDRVYRTEREKYEAIVDEIEDCWRRSQPTLVGTRSIEKSERLSGMLRRKGIPHSVLNAKYHEQEAQIIAQAGRKAAVTIATNMAGRGTDIILGGNPPDAEQAAIVKEGSIFYGLGDFNAYAFEKMAKKPRLVDQLILDQMGVDAAGYSKAKERDVIHALNSLLDEPALAEKLAVSAPPAGVSEDLWRKAREPRVAGEWPDVAALRQVNRRILESFFDATLLAREQRGGLHIIGTERHDSRRIDNQLRGRSGRQGDPGSSRFYLALDDELMRLFGNTERIQNWMGKLGMQEGENIEHGMVSRAIGHAQSKVEAMNFDIRKQLLDFDKVMSKQREAVYSLRNAILDGENMTERLESMMEESLDEKLALWAPEKTHPEEWDFQSLSAWLARGFEAEVAFRPETYSSQADLRAELKEVLQKAFRARELDLGSENFQQLSHLVLLQVMDTAWVEHLTYLEQLRKGIFLRAYGQKDPLIEFQKEGLNLFESMFQRVREEALEFLFRAEAVPQAKPQDRVMRAEKPAAPQIDGESESSGPPSTSAASAPLIRTAGAPTGSSPQGGIPSPASLPQVQKLGRNDPCPCGSGKKFKKCCGK; the protein is encoded by the coding sequence ATGATTTCCACGATTGAGAGCATCTTAAAAATATTCTTAGGCACCCAAAACCAAAGGACGATCAAGAAGATCGATCCTCTGGTGGAGGCGGTGAATTCCTTCGGCGCGGCCGTGGAGGCCTTGGCCGACGAAACCCTGCGGGCAAAAACTGACGAATTTAAATTACGGCTGGCCAACGGGCAGACCTTGTCCGATCTCCTGCCGGAGGCGTTTGCCGTGGCTCGCGAGGCGGCCAAGCGGGCCATCGGCCTTCGCCCTTACGACGTCCAAGTGGTCGGCGGCGTGGTCCTCCATGAAGGAAAAATCGCCGAGATGAAAACCGGGGAAGGCAAGACCCTGGTGGCGGTCCTCCCTGTTTACCTGAACGCGCTGACGGGGAAGGGCGTCCACGTGGTGACCGTCAACGATTACCTGGCCAAACGCGACCGCCAGTGGATGGGCCCGGTCTACGAACGGTTGGGGCTCACGGTGGGGTTCGTTCAACACGACATGCCCAACGACGAACGCCGGGCGGCCTACGCCTCGGACGTCACCTACGTCACCAACAACGAAATCGGTTTTGATTACCTGCGGGATAACCTGGTTCGAAGCAAGGAGCATCGGGTGCTCCGGCCCTTCCATTACGCCATCGTCGACGAGGTCGACTCGATCTTGGTCGACGAAGCTCGTACGCCGCTCATCATCTCGGGCCCCGGCGAGGCCTCCAGCCAGCGCTACCAAATCGTCAACCGCCTCGTGCCTCAGCTGAAAGGCCGCATGATCACCGAGGACGAAGAAATCAAAGCGAAATACACCGGCGCCGACTTAAGCGTGGGGTTGGACTACATCGTGGACGAGAAGGCCCACACCGCCACCCTCACCGACGCGGGGATCGGCAAGTGCGAACACCTCCTGGGCGTACGGAGCCTCTACGACGATATTTCAGGCGAGTGGGTTCACCACATCACCCAGGCCATCCGCGCCCACAAGCTTTATCAGAAAGACGTGGATTACGTGGTGAAAGACGGCGAAGTGATCATCGTTGACGAGTTCACGGGGCGCCTCATGCCCGGGCGCCGCTGGTCCGACGGTTTGCACCAAGCCGTGGAGGCCAAGGAAGGGATGCGCGTGGCGGAGGAAAACCAAACCCTGGCCACGATCACTTTTCAAAATTTTTTTAAGCTGTATAAAAAGTTGGCCGGAATGACGGGAACGGCCCTCACCGAGGCCAAAGAGTTTTGGGAGATCTACAAACTGGACGTGGTGGCCATCCCGCCCAACCGCATCGTCACCCGTCTGGACCACCCGGACCGGGTCTACCGGACCGAGCGCGAAAAATACGAGGCGATCGTCGATGAAATCGAGGATTGTTGGCGTCGGAGCCAGCCCACGCTGGTGGGCACCCGGTCCATTGAGAAGTCCGAGCGATTGTCCGGCATGCTTCGGCGGAAGGGCATTCCCCACAGCGTGTTGAACGCCAAATACCACGAGCAGGAAGCCCAGATCATCGCCCAGGCGGGGCGCAAAGCGGCCGTGACCATCGCCACCAACATGGCGGGGCGCGGGACCGACATTATTTTGGGCGGGAACCCTCCGGACGCGGAACAGGCCGCGATCGTTAAAGAGGGATCCATCTTTTACGGACTGGGGGATTTCAACGCCTACGCCTTTGAAAAAATGGCCAAGAAACCGCGGCTCGTGGATCAATTGATTCTGGATCAAATGGGTGTGGATGCGGCGGGTTACTCCAAGGCGAAAGAGCGGGACGTCATCCATGCGTTGAACTCCCTCCTGGACGAACCCGCCCTGGCCGAAAAGCTCGCGGTGTCCGCCCCCCCGGCGGGGGTTTCCGAGGACCTGTGGCGGAAGGCGCGGGAACCCCGGGTTGCCGGTGAATGGCCTGACGTGGCGGCCCTTCGCCAGGTGAACCGCCGGATTTTGGAATCGTTCTTTGACGCCACCTTGTTGGCCCGGGAACAAAGGGGCGGGCTCCACATCATCGGCACCGAGCGCCACGACTCTCGGCGGATCGATAACCAGCTCCGCGGCCGCTCGGGACGGCAGGGCGACCCCGGCTCCTCCCGGTTTTATTTGGCTTTGGACGACGAACTCATGCGGCTTTTCGGCAACACCGAACGCATCCAGAACTGGATGGGCAAGTTGGGTATGCAGGAGGGGGAAAACATCGAGCACGGCATGGTCAGCCGTGCCATCGGCCACGCCCAAAGCAAGGTCGAAGCCATGAATTTCGACATTCGCAAACAGCTCCTGGATTTCGACAAGGTCATGAGCAAACAGCGCGAGGCCGTTTATTCCCTCCGGAACGCGATTTTGGACGGCGAAAACATGACCGAACGCCTGGAAAGCATGATGGAAGAATCCCTCGACGAAAAGCTGGCCCTTTGGGCGCCGGAGAAGACGCATCCCGAGGAATGGGATTTCCAGAGCCTCTCCGCCTGGCTGGCGCGCGGGTTTGAGGCGGAGGTCGCGTTTCGCCCGGAGACGTATTCCTCCCAGGCGGATCTTCGCGCCGAGTTGAAGGAGGTCTTGCAAAAGGCGTTCCGGGCGCGTGAATTGGATTTGGGTTCCGAAAATTTCCAACAGTTGAGCCACCTGGTTTTGCTTCAAGTGATGGACACCGCCTGGGTGGAACATTTGACCTATTTAGAACAGTTGAGGAAAGGGATTTTCCTTCGGGCTTATGGTCAGAAGGACCCGCTGATTGAATTTCAAAAAGAGGGTTTGAACCTGTTCGAATCGATGTTTCAACGGGTGCGGGAAGAAGCCTTGGAGTTCCTTTTCCGCGCCGAGGCCGTTCCCCAGGCGAAACCCCAAGATCGCGTGATGCGGGCGGAAAAGCCGGCGGCGCCCCAAATCGACGGGGAATCTGAATCCTCGGGCCCGCCCTCGACTTCCGCTGCTTCGGCCCCTTTGATTCGGACGGCCGGCGCGCCGACGGGGTCTTCCCCTCAGGGAGGGATCCCATCCCCCGCGTCCCTCCCTCAGGTCCAAAAACTCGGCCGCAACGACCCCTGCCCGTGCGGTAGCGGAAAGAAGTTCAAAAAATGCTGCGGCAAATAG